The bacterium genome contains a region encoding:
- a CDS encoding S49 family peptidase has protein sequence MRLRFLFLLVMIGTVAEASSLPPLLPNYGAGILNTAATPGSYQGALGSYWNPAGWAAMSRSEAAFTWDDRNSARKRLDNWGLHVGGHGLGASMRRTLVNVGDNIEHIDDFQLALAGGSRADHWGVSYGWSKGLAAGDMRQQHVTLGNVIRPFKYVSIGSAWTFGLRNGRAQMQADLGLRPIGGSHRLTLFADLAAHDKDNPRTMQWGAGVEVMPLDGIRIAGKIAKIDPVDPAPVFTLGIGFSVDATSFHLTPHYDKDSELQYTSYAIRVGRVEPSFEAEQYIERNQHIVAVGMRGDLVYQKARWFDEGRHTLMEMYQLIDEAQANRAVNGIALNLSGFNAPRALCWELAEKLRTFRESGKRVYMWIDRGGMTQIYLLTQADYVWMDPLGMLESAGWLTGKTYYHGMLEKLGIGAEEWRYFEYKSAFESLARNDMSEKDREQRMVLLEDFHREWSRAVTAEMGISADSIRLAMDSLGFLTAHEAERFGLVDTLGRWDDAKEILERATGKKAEFIERDELAEDKQSDPHWGEYPRVAVVYAVGECDLDSGIRGRYTSRLLQRLAKDKDIEAVVLRVDSPGGDGLASDWVADGMRDVSAEKPMIVSQGRVAASGGYWLSSPADYVFTSPFTVTGSIGVIAGFLWNEKLTEKTGLHYDKVQLGKHADLGAGVVLPLLNAEVPDRPITDEERARVEKLIIGHYDDFVGRVAEDRDMKREDVEAIAQGRVWSGPAALERKLVDEIGSLESSIDYARKSAGLSPRGKVTVVEYPKPGLLNLGRLFAPSSPVSMLASRLGLLPGEVISHAEPSYGLKVLETYAKHPCQPLFMLPPEDDVNEK, from the coding sequence ATGCGCCTCCGGTTTCTGTTCCTACTGGTTATGATCGGCACTGTTGCCGAAGCGTCAAGCCTGCCGCCGCTGCTTCCGAACTACGGTGCAGGAATACTCAATACGGCTGCGACGCCGGGCAGCTATCAGGGTGCATTGGGTTCGTATTGGAATCCGGCGGGCTGGGCGGCAATGTCGCGCTCGGAGGCGGCGTTTACCTGGGATGATCGCAATAGCGCTCGCAAGCGGCTCGATAATTGGGGGCTGCATGTCGGTGGTCACGGACTGGGCGCCTCGATGCGGCGGACGTTGGTGAATGTTGGAGACAATATTGAGCATATAGATGATTTTCAGCTTGCGCTGGCCGGCGGTTCGCGCGCCGATCATTGGGGCGTGTCATACGGTTGGTCCAAGGGGCTGGCTGCGGGAGACATGCGTCAACAGCATGTCACGCTGGGGAACGTGATACGCCCGTTCAAGTATGTTTCTATCGGAAGCGCGTGGACGTTCGGCCTGCGCAATGGGCGTGCCCAGATGCAGGCCGATCTGGGATTACGCCCAATTGGCGGATCGCATCGTTTGACGCTGTTTGCGGATCTGGCGGCGCATGACAAAGATAATCCGCGCACGATGCAATGGGGTGCGGGGGTGGAGGTGATGCCGCTTGACGGTATTCGGATCGCGGGCAAGATTGCCAAGATTGATCCGGTAGATCCCGCGCCCGTGTTTACGCTGGGAATAGGCTTCTCCGTGGATGCGACGAGTTTTCACTTGACGCCGCACTACGACAAGGACTCGGAATTGCAATACACGAGTTACGCCATTCGTGTGGGCCGTGTGGAGCCAAGTTTTGAGGCGGAGCAGTATATCGAGCGCAATCAGCACATTGTGGCCGTGGGGATGCGCGGTGATCTGGTGTACCAGAAGGCGCGCTGGTTTGACGAGGGCCGGCATACGCTGATGGAGATGTATCAGTTGATTGACGAGGCGCAGGCCAATCGCGCGGTGAACGGCATTGCTTTGAATCTCTCGGGCTTCAATGCTCCGCGCGCGCTGTGCTGGGAGCTGGCCGAGAAGCTGCGCACGTTTCGCGAGAGCGGCAAGCGCGTATACATGTGGATTGACCGGGGTGGCATGACGCAGATATACTTGTTGACGCAGGCCGACTACGTGTGGATGGATCCGTTAGGCATGCTCGAGTCCGCCGGCTGGTTAACAGGCAAGACGTATTACCATGGGATGCTCGAAAAGCTGGGTATCGGCGCGGAGGAGTGGCGCTATTTTGAGTACAAATCGGCGTTCGAAAGTTTAGCGCGCAACGATATGTCCGAGAAGGACCGCGAACAGCGCATGGTGCTGCTGGAGGATTTTCATCGGGAATGGTCGCGCGCGGTGACGGCAGAGATGGGTATCAGTGCCGACTCGATTCGATTGGCGATGGACTCGCTGGGATTCTTGACAGCGCATGAGGCGGAGCGCTTTGGACTGGTGGATACGCTGGGCCGATGGGACGACGCGAAGGAGATTCTCGAACGGGCCACTGGAAAGAAGGCGGAGTTTATCGAGCGAGACGAACTGGCTGAAGACAAGCAGAGCGACCCGCACTGGGGCGAGTATCCGCGTGTAGCGGTTGTCTATGCGGTCGGTGAATGCGATCTTGACAGCGGAATCCGCGGGCGGTACACATCGAGGCTTTTGCAGCGATTGGCGAAAGACAAAGACATCGAAGCCGTTGTGCTGCGCGTGGACTCGCCGGGCGGTGATGGTTTGGCATCAGATTGGGTTGCGGACGGCATGCGTGATGTGTCGGCAGAGAAGCCGATGATCGTCTCGCAGGGCAGGGTGGCGGCGTCGGGCGGCTACTGGCTCAGCTCGCCAGCCGATTACGTGTTCACATCGCCGTTCACGGTGACCGGCTCAATTGGCGTGATCGCCGGGTTCCTGTGGAACGAAAAGCTCACTGAGAAGACCGGTCTGCATTATGACAAGGTGCAGCTTGGCAAGCATGCCGACCTCGGGGCCGGAGTTGTTTTGCCACTGCTGAATGCCGAGGTGCCTGATCGGCCGATCACGGATGAGGAGCGGGCGCGCGTGGAAAAACTCATTATCGGGCATTACGACGATTTCGTAGGTCGAGTGGCCGAAGATCGCGACATGAAACGCGAAGATGTTGAAGCGATCGCACAGGGCCGCGTGTGGAGCGGACCGGCAGCGCTTGAACGGAAACTTGTCGACGAGATTGGCAGCCTTGAATCTTCCATTGATTATGCCCGGAAGTCGGCGGGACTCTCGCCGCGGGGAAAGGTCACAGTAGTGGAATATCCCAAGCCCGGTCTGCTGAATTTGGGCCGACTTTTCGCGCCGTCATCGCCAGTCAGCATGTTGGCATCGCGATTGGGTCTGCTGCCGGGCGAAGTTATCAGCCATGCAGAACCGTCCTACGGCCTGAAGGTGCTCGAAACTTATGCCAAGCATCCCTGTCAGCCGCTCTTCATGCTTCCGCCGGAAGACGACGTGAACGAAAAGTAG
- a CDS encoding 4Fe-4S binding protein: MSLVETTSANGQFKLVVHEAWCKGCRICVDLCPTKTLSMVESPDRWEGVIVKVTNMEVCNGCGICEAECPDFAISIFAPGKEKKAAGGKA, from the coding sequence ATGAGCCTGGTAGAGACAACCTCTGCGAACGGGCAGTTTAAGCTGGTAGTTCACGAGGCGTGGTGCAAAGGGTGCCGCATCTGCGTGGACTTATGCCCGACGAAAACGCTGTCCATGGTTGAATCCCCGGACCGCTGGGAAGGTGTCATTGTGAAAGTTACGAACATGGAAGTTTGCAACGGCTGTGGGATTTGCGAAGCGGAATGCCCGGACTTCGCAATTTCTATTTTTGCGCCCGGCAAAGAGAAGAAGGCTGCGGGGGGGAAGGCATGA
- a CDS encoding 2-oxoacid:acceptor oxidoreductase subunit alpha — MKSQHRVFWAGNETIAEASLRAGCNFYAGYPITPSSEIAALLSLRLPQTGGVFLQMEDEIAAMGAVVGGSLGGSKAMTATSGPGFSLKQENLGYAIMTETPCVVVNVQRGGPSTGAPTAPAQADVMQARWGTHGDHSIIALTPGNPEELYRETVRAFHLSEMYRTPVILLIDEIIAHTTESFTIPNDDELGPVHPRSWYQERYAVNSFRPFHDFYQGKHIHITGLSHNEAGFGTTTPEVIQRGIEHLVNKIELHQSEIERNDSYLLDDADIAIITFGSPGRASKEAVDIARAEGIKAGLMRIVTFWPFPYGTVRTLVDNVRAVIVPEMNMGMLRGEVERAAMRRDVQLHGVNRVGGVPIEPQQVLDKIREVHRGL; from the coding sequence ATGAAGTCGCAACATCGGGTATTTTGGGCCGGTAACGAGACTATCGCTGAGGCATCGTTGCGCGCCGGGTGTAACTTCTACGCAGGCTACCCCATCACACCGTCGTCGGAAATTGCCGCGCTGTTGTCGCTGCGCCTGCCGCAGACCGGCGGAGTTTTTCTGCAAATGGAAGACGAGATCGCGGCAATGGGCGCGGTTGTGGGCGGATCACTCGGCGGGAGCAAGGCCATGACCGCCACGAGCGGCCCGGGTTTCTCGCTGAAGCAGGAGAATCTGGGTTATGCCATCATGACCGAGACGCCGTGCGTGGTCGTGAATGTGCAGCGTGGCGGACCATCCACAGGCGCGCCGACGGCTCCAGCCCAGGCGGACGTCATGCAGGCTCGCTGGGGAACGCACGGTGATCATTCGATTATCGCTTTGACGCCGGGCAATCCTGAGGAGCTCTATCGGGAGACGGTGCGCGCGTTTCACCTGTCGGAGATGTACCGCACTCCGGTAATTTTGTTGATTGATGAGATCATCGCGCACACGACGGAGAGTTTCACGATTCCGAACGACGACGAATTGGGGCCGGTGCACCCGCGTTCGTGGTATCAGGAGCGTTACGCCGTAAACAGCTTCCGCCCGTTCCACGATTTTTATCAGGGCAAGCACATTCACATCACGGGTCTGTCGCACAACGAGGCGGGTTTTGGCACGACGACGCCCGAAGTGATTCAGCGCGGGATCGAGCATCTGGTCAACAAAATTGAACTGCATCAGTCGGAGATCGAGCGCAACGACAGTTACCTGCTCGATGACGCCGACATCGCCATTATCACGTTTGGCTCGCCCGGCCGGGCATCCAAGGAGGCCGTGGACATCGCACGCGCCGAAGGGATCAAAGCCGGGCTGATGCGGATCGTCACGTTCTGGCCGTTTCCGTACGGGACGGTGCGGACGCTGGTGGACAATGTCCGCGCGGTGATCGTTCCTGAGATGAATATGGGCATGCTGCGCGGCGAGGTTGAACGTGCGGCCATGCGTCGGGACGTGCAGTTGCATGGTGTGAACCGCGTAGGCGGCGTGCCGATCGAACCGCAACAGGTATTAGACAAGATTCGCGAGGTGCATCGTGGCCTTTGA
- a CDS encoding 2-oxoacid:ferredoxin oxidoreductase subunit beta, which yields MAFDYSLWLRPELMPHIWCPGCGIGIVLKSAIRAMEALGWDQDATSFVSGIGCTSRAPGYVNMNTLHTTHGRALTFATGLKMAAPDKKVVVMAGDGDTAAIGGNHFIHSCRRNIDITLVIVNNEIYGMTGGQFSPTTPTGARAATAPYGVVDPGFDLCELAMAAGASYVARGHVANGIFLERLIKNGMAHKGFSVIEVMSNCHTQFGRRNKHPDPAELVEHIASNAVMAAQWDKLSPEERVGKYKIGLLHKAERPEYCEEYHKLKTHAQERVREAARKIAESEAMKPSREGQGGEPSEN from the coding sequence GTGGCCTTTGATTATTCGCTCTGGCTGCGGCCGGAACTCATGCCTCATATCTGGTGCCCTGGCTGCGGCATCGGCATCGTCCTGAAGTCCGCCATTCGCGCGATGGAAGCGCTGGGCTGGGATCAGGATGCGACCTCGTTTGTTTCCGGCATCGGCTGCACGTCGCGCGCGCCGGGCTATGTGAATATGAACACGCTGCACACGACCCACGGCCGCGCGCTGACCTTCGCTACGGGTTTGAAGATGGCTGCGCCGGACAAGAAGGTCGTGGTGATGGCGGGCGACGGCGACACGGCGGCGATCGGCGGCAATCATTTCATTCATAGCTGCCGCCGCAATATTGACATCACGCTGGTGATTGTCAACAACGAGATTTATGGCATGACCGGCGGCCAGTTTTCGCCGACGACGCCGACGGGCGCACGCGCCGCGACGGCGCCATATGGCGTGGTAGACCCGGGATTTGACCTGTGCGAATTGGCCATGGCAGCGGGCGCAAGCTACGTCGCGCGCGGTCACGTTGCCAACGGGATTTTCCTCGAACGCCTGATCAAGAACGGCATGGCGCACAAGGGCTTTTCTGTGATTGAAGTGATGTCGAATTGTCATACGCAATTCGGCCGCCGCAACAAGCATCCTGATCCGGCGGAATTGGTTGAGCATATCGCCTCGAACGCCGTGATGGCCGCGCAGTGGGATAAGCTGTCGCCGGAAGAGCGCGTTGGCAAGTACAAGATCGGCCTGCTGCACAAAGCCGAGCGTCCCGAATATTGCGAAGAGTATCACAAACTGAAAACGCATGCACAGGAACGCGTCCGGGAAGCCGCTCGCAAGATTGCGGAGTCTGAGGCTATGAAGCCAAGTCGCGAAGGGCAGGGAGGAGAACCCAGTGAGAACTGA
- a CDS encoding 2-oxoacid:acceptor oxidoreductase family protein translates to MRTEIRFAGVGGQGNILAGEWVALAAHNMGLNALQSPTYTAQVRGGPTSVDVLIDSQPIGYPRLTKIDFFLCLAQSAWGFFSKNLRDDTIIVVDPNLVSKMTPGPQMIYPIPIIQITKQTVEKPVYTSAVSLGIFCRLMTTIPQQAMIDTIEQNAPAGTVERNLKAFRVGWETVETITPVPRDQLVPASA, encoded by the coding sequence GTGAGAACTGAAATCCGTTTCGCCGGCGTCGGCGGTCAGGGTAATATCCTCGCCGGAGAGTGGGTGGCGCTCGCGGCGCACAATATGGGCCTCAACGCACTGCAAAGTCCTACGTACACTGCGCAGGTGCGCGGCGGCCCGACGAGCGTTGACGTGTTAATTGACAGCCAACCGATCGGGTATCCCCGCCTGACCAAGATTGATTTCTTTCTGTGTCTTGCGCAAAGTGCGTGGGGCTTTTTCTCGAAGAACTTGCGCGACGACACGATTATCGTCGTAGACCCCAATCTGGTTTCGAAGATGACTCCGGGGCCGCAGATGATCTATCCGATCCCGATCATTCAGATCACCAAACAGACTGTCGAGAAGCCCGTATATACGAGCGCCGTTTCACTCGGTATCTTTTGCCGCTTGATGACGACGATTCCGCAGCAGGCAATGATTGATACGATTGAGCAGAATGCTCCGGCCGGAACGGTGGAGCGTAATCTGAAGGCCTTCCGCGTCGGCTGGGAGACGGTCGAGACAATAACCCCCGTGCCGCGCGATCAACTTGTGCCGGCGAGCGCTTGA
- a CDS encoding sulfide/dihydroorotate dehydrogenase-like FAD/NAD-binding protein — protein MSSGHIIYKHRQLADRIHDYWVEAPRVAAKHAAGQFVILRLHEHGERIPLTVVGTDPEHGMIRLIVQEAGKTTEEFAHYTVGSSILDIVGPLGQPTHMHNWGNLLVVGGGVGAAPLLPIAKAAKAAGNKVHAILGARSKSLLILSDEFSEVCDDVRLCTDDGTLGRQGFVTDVLQHWCDGGVKFDFGIVVGPVAMMGATARVMGKWNIPGLASLNPIMVDGTGMCGACRVTVDKKVRFACVEGPEFDIHGVDFQELLLRNRSYVREEHAAVEHAHACQLTETIKHVRAEA, from the coding sequence ATGTCATCGGGTCACATTATTTACAAGCATCGTCAGCTTGCCGACCGAATTCACGACTACTGGGTGGAAGCGCCGCGCGTGGCCGCGAAGCATGCCGCCGGGCAATTCGTGATTCTGCGACTGCATGAACACGGTGAACGCATTCCGCTGACCGTGGTCGGCACCGATCCCGAGCATGGCATGATTCGCTTAATCGTGCAGGAAGCGGGCAAGACCACGGAAGAGTTTGCGCACTACACCGTTGGGAGTTCAATTCTGGATATCGTCGGTCCGCTCGGTCAGCCGACGCACATGCACAACTGGGGCAATCTGCTGGTTGTAGGCGGCGGCGTCGGCGCGGCTCCGCTTCTTCCGATCGCGAAAGCCGCCAAAGCCGCCGGAAACAAGGTCCATGCGATACTCGGTGCGCGCTCAAAGAGTTTGCTGATTTTGAGCGATGAATTCTCGGAAGTGTGCGACGACGTGCGCCTCTGCACCGATGACGGCACGTTGGGACGGCAAGGATTCGTGACGGACGTTTTGCAGCATTGGTGCGACGGCGGCGTGAAGTTTGATTTCGGGATAGTAGTCGGTCCTGTGGCCATGATGGGCGCGACGGCACGTGTGATGGGCAAATGGAATATCCCCGGCCTGGCGTCGCTGAATCCGATCATGGTGGACGGCACGGGCATGTGCGGTGCGTGCCGAGTAACAGTGGACAAGAAGGTCCGCTTTGCCTGCGTCGAAGGCCCCGAGTTTGACATCCACGGTGTAGATTTTCAAGAACTCCTGCTGCGTAACCGCTCGTACGTGCGCGAAGAGCACGCGGCGGTTGAGCATGCGCATGCCTGCCAATTGACGGAGACGATCAAGCATGTCCGAGCAGAAGCGTAA
- the gltA gene encoding NADPH-dependent glutamate synthase has protein sequence MSEQKRNLKAHPPRVPMPERDADERVRGFAEVPLGYTEAQARAEAERCLDCKNPKCVSGCPVNIDIPKFLREVRDGRYQDAADTLRTTNSLPAVCGRVCPQEEQCESLCIEGIRHDPVAIGNLERFVADWERMHKQVTTQTEIAQTGRRIAIAGSGPAGLTVAGDLAKLGHDVTIFEALHRPAGVLAYGIPEFRLPRDIIESEIDYIKRLGVKFEYNIVVGVTVTLQELFDEGFDAIFIGTGAGLPKMLNVPGENLIGVFSANEFLTRINLLGAARFPDYDTPILHAKHTVVVGGGNTAMDSARVAKRLNQAKVSLVYRRSIDELPARKEEVHHAQAEGIDFNLLCNPIEVIGDAEHRVRAIRCIRMELGEPDASGRRKPVEVAGSEFEMECDAVIVAVGNAPNPILTKATPDLELTKWGTIKVDPDTNATSKPGVYAGGDIVSGAATVILAMGAGRKAAGAMHDYLTNLPPKTRAYAV, from the coding sequence ATGTCCGAGCAGAAGCGTAATCTGAAGGCGCATCCTCCGCGAGTGCCGATGCCTGAGCGCGACGCCGACGAGCGCGTGCGGGGCTTCGCCGAAGTGCCGCTCGGTTATACCGAAGCGCAGGCTCGGGCCGAAGCCGAACGCTGTCTCGATTGCAAGAATCCCAAGTGCGTTTCCGGTTGCCCGGTCAATATTGATATTCCCAAGTTCCTGCGCGAAGTGCGTGACGGCCGATATCAGGACGCCGCCGACACGCTGCGCACGACCAACTCACTGCCGGCAGTCTGCGGTCGCGTTTGTCCTCAGGAAGAGCAGTGCGAATCGCTCTGTATAGAGGGTATTCGCCACGATCCCGTTGCTATCGGCAATCTGGAACGATTTGTCGCAGACTGGGAGCGGATGCATAAGCAGGTCACGACGCAGACTGAGATTGCCCAGACGGGTCGTCGCATTGCCATCGCCGGATCAGGCCCGGCGGGTCTGACGGTGGCGGGAGATTTGGCAAAACTGGGTCACGACGTGACGATCTTCGAAGCGCTGCACCGTCCCGCTGGGGTGCTGGCTTACGGAATTCCTGAGTTTCGTCTGCCCCGCGATATTATCGAATCAGAGATTGACTACATCAAGCGACTCGGCGTCAAGTTTGAGTATAATATTGTCGTCGGCGTCACGGTGACGCTTCAAGAGCTGTTCGACGAAGGCTTCGACGCGATATTTATCGGCACGGGCGCGGGGCTGCCCAAGATGCTAAACGTTCCGGGTGAGAATTTGATCGGCGTCTTCAGCGCCAACGAGTTTTTGACGCGTATCAATTTGCTGGGCGCGGCGCGCTTTCCGGACTATGATACGCCGATTCTGCACGCCAAGCACACGGTGGTCGTCGGCGGCGGAAACACGGCGATGGACTCGGCCCGCGTGGCCAAGCGGTTGAATCAGGCCAAAGTTTCGCTCGTTTATCGCCGCTCGATTGACGAGTTGCCGGCCCGCAAGGAAGAAGTGCATCACGCGCAGGCGGAAGGCATTGATTTCAACCTACTGTGCAATCCCATTGAGGTGATTGGCGACGCCGAACATCGCGTGCGCGCCATTCGCTGTATTCGCATGGAATTGGGCGAACCGGACGCTTCCGGCCGTCGCAAGCCGGTTGAAGTTGCGGGCTCCGAGTTTGAAATGGAATGCGATGCCGTGATCGTCGCCGTCGGCAATGCACCGAATCCCATTCTGACTAAGGCAACGCCCGACTTGGAATTGACCAAGTGGGGCACGATTAAAGTGGATCCCGATACGAACGCCACGAGCAAACCCGGTGTGTATGCGGGCGGCGACATTGTTAGCGGCGCGGCGACGGTGATTCTGGCCATGGGCGCGGGCCGCAAGGCCGCCGGCGCCATGCACGACTATCTTACTAACCTGCCTCCCAAGACACGGGCGTACGCCGTATGA
- a CDS encoding NADH-quinone oxidoreductase subunit A — MEALHDIIPFSMGIGTLAFGAMLVLLPYLLAPRSRGRFRGETYESGEPIIGEAWVQLRAHYYIYALVFMAFDVETAFIVPCVAVLRSWDSWMPVIEVSLFLVILSLSLVYALKKKVLEWQ, encoded by the coding sequence ATGGAAGCCTTACACGACATTATTCCGTTTTCGATGGGCATCGGCACGCTCGCGTTTGGCGCGATGCTGGTCCTGTTGCCCTATCTGCTTGCTCCGCGCAGTCGCGGTCGTTTTCGCGGAGAGACTTATGAAAGCGGCGAGCCGATTATCGGCGAAGCGTGGGTGCAATTGCGTGCTCACTACTACATCTATGCGCTGGTCTTCATGGCCTTCGACGTGGAAACGGCGTTCATCGTCCCCTGCGTTGCGGTGCTGCGTTCGTGGGACAGTTGGATGCCGGTGATTGAAGTCAGCCTGTTTCTTGTTATATTGAGTTTGTCGCTGGTCTATGCGCTGAAAAAGAAAGTACTGGAGTGGCAATAA
- the nuoB gene encoding NADH-quinone oxidoreductase subunit NuoB encodes MSDANEAPKLEQHDVSSEPDEQIPPIVRFLPLQKALDLARANSLWPLTFGIACCAIEMMAASASRYDTDRFGAGVFRNSPRQADLMIVAGTVNLKMAPIIKRLYDQMPSPKWVIALGSCAICGGPFEQDENYAVLAGVEKIVPVDVFVPGCPPRPEALIHAIIELQEKIKSGQTHAS; translated from the coding sequence ATGAGCGACGCGAACGAAGCCCCGAAGCTCGAACAGCACGACGTTTCGTCGGAGCCGGACGAGCAGATCCCGCCGATTGTGCGTTTCCTGCCGCTGCAGAAGGCGCTCGATTTGGCGCGCGCCAACTCGCTGTGGCCGCTCACGTTCGGTATTGCCTGTTGCGCAATTGAGATGATGGCCGCCTCCGCCAGCCGCTATGATACCGATCGTTTTGGAGCGGGAGTTTTTCGTAACTCGCCGCGGCAGGCCGACCTGATGATCGTTGCGGGTACGGTGAACCTCAAGATGGCGCCGATCATCAAGCGGCTGTACGATCAGATGCCGTCGCCCAAATGGGTTATTGCGCTGGGCTCGTGCGCAATTTGCGGCGGACCGTTCGAGCAGGATGAGAATTATGCAGTTTTGGCAGGCGTCGAGAAGATAGTGCCCGTTGACGTGTTCGTGCCTGGTTGCCCGCCGCGTCCCGAAGCGCTGATTCACGCTATCATCGAACTGCAAGAGAAGATCAAGTCCGGACAAACACATGCCTCCTGA
- a CDS encoding NADH-quinone oxidoreductase subunit D, whose product MPPESETAVPAADTPSAYAELIERLKQAGATAGADLNYAQTGMDVDMEVAPEQLAAVAAQLKRDRFSLETLVGVDRQPDLCVLYLFKPFDGGGARVRVRATTARDVATLPTLSAVYGGADWYEREIADMFGINFTDHPHLRPLLLPHYTKFHPLRKDFHGAPIDIPEDTVEIPEIDVNEAMKLGKSDAPQRDFFLNMGPQHPSTHGVLRILLHVEGERVLGGRCHLGYSHRGTEKLAEKRQYVQILPYTDRMDYLSPVNYNWGWAKLLERAANIESTPRAEVIRLIMGELSRVASHLVWLGTYLLDLGAITPFLYCFEDREMILTIFERVSGQRMTTSYIVFGGVRNDVYGSFVEDVSKLVKHMRKRMPEYDTLVMKNEIFLMRTDKVGAISPEQAVEYGVSGPCLRAAGVDYDVRRDEPYCDLYSQLEWKVPVETAGDCLARSLVRMEEIEQSLNLIEQALSKLEEGPVRAKVPKLFKVPAGEYYSITEGPRGAIGWYLIGDGSNMPYRLKVRVPSFANLQIVEQLIPGMRVADVVSILGSLDVVIPEIDR is encoded by the coding sequence ATGCCTCCTGAATCTGAGACCGCTGTCCCTGCGGCGGACACTCCTTCTGCATACGCGGAATTGATAGAGCGCCTGAAGCAAGCGGGCGCAACAGCCGGCGCGGATCTCAACTATGCGCAGACCGGCATGGATGTGGATATGGAAGTCGCGCCCGAGCAGCTTGCCGCGGTAGCGGCGCAGCTTAAGCGGGATCGCTTTTCACTAGAAACTCTGGTCGGGGTGGATCGTCAACCCGACCTTTGCGTGCTCTATCTGTTTAAGCCGTTCGATGGCGGCGGCGCGCGTGTGCGGGTACGCGCGACGACGGCGCGCGACGTTGCGACTCTGCCGACCCTGTCCGCGGTCTACGGCGGCGCCGATTGGTATGAGCGCGAAATCGCCGACATGTTCGGCATCAATTTCACCGACCATCCGCACCTAAGGCCGCTGCTGCTGCCGCATTACACGAAGTTTCATCCGTTGCGCAAGGATTTTCACGGCGCGCCGATTGACATTCCGGAAGATACGGTGGAAATTCCCGAGATTGACGTCAATGAGGCGATGAAGCTTGGCAAGAGCGACGCCCCGCAGCGCGATTTCTTCTTGAACATGGGCCCGCAGCACCCTTCGACGCACGGAGTGCTGCGAATACTGCTTCATGTTGAAGGCGAGCGCGTGCTGGGCGGCCGCTGCCATTTGGGCTACAGTCATCGCGGCACGGAGAAGCTCGCGGAGAAGCGCCAGTACGTGCAAATTTTGCCGTACACGGATCGGATGGACTACCTGTCACCGGTGAACTACAACTGGGGATGGGCCAAGCTGCTCGAACGCGCCGCCAACATTGAGTCGACTCCGCGCGCCGAGGTAATTCGCCTAATCATGGGCGAACTAAGCCGCGTTGCCAGTCACTTGGTTTGGCTTGGCACGTACTTATTGGATCTTGGCGCGATCACGCCTTTTCTCTACTGCTTTGAAGATCGCGAGATGATTCTAACGATCTTTGAGCGTGTATCCGGCCAGCGCATGACGACGTCATATATTGTCTTCGGCGGCGTACGAAATGACGTTTACGGTAGTTTCGTGGAAGATGTGTCAAAGCTCGTCAAGCATATGCGCAAGCGGATGCCCGAGTACGATACGCTGGTCATGAAGAACGAGATCTTCCTAATGCGCACCGACAAAGTCGGCGCGATCAGTCCTGAACAGGCCGTGGAGTACGGTGTGTCTGGCCCCTGCCTGCGCGCGGCGGGTGTAGACTACGATGTGCGCCGCGACGAACCATACTGCGACTTGTATTCTCAGTTGGAATGGAAGGTTCCCGTGGAAACGGCCGGCGACTGTCTGGCGCGGTCACTGGTACGCATGGAAGAAATCGAGCAGAGTTTGAATCTGATCGAGCAGGCGCTTTCCAAGCTCGAAGAAGGTCCGGTGCGCGCGAAGGTTCCGAAGCTGTTTAAGGTGCCCGCCGGCGAGTACTATTCCATCACCGAAGGTCCACGCGGCGCCATCGGTTGGTATCTGATTGGCGACGGCAGCAACATGCCGTACCGTCTGAAAGTCCGTGTTCCTTCGTTTGCCAATCTGCAAATTGTCGAGCAGTTGATTCCCGGCATGCGCGTTGCCGACGTTGTTTCGATTCTCGGCAGCCTTGACGTGGTCATTCCGGAGATTGACCGATGA